Proteins from a single region of Chaetodon trifascialis isolate fChaTrf1 chromosome 10, fChaTrf1.hap1, whole genome shotgun sequence:
- the smad6b gene encoding mothers against decapentaplegic homolog 6b, which yields MFRTKRSGLVRRLWRSRLIPDTEGEDGNGKTSEGCRDDLFGNNPEKIPKTELRPMTPSGSLVGDTGRRCTRSPVESSALGVTSDQDGGAVCVQEQGSPRSIQDRECRTVTCCLFKDRDHSELRGPETAQGTRDPGSCHFVLRNLGPRDSGSPEAQEAMPRTVLEQELKSATYSLLKRLKEKALDTLLEAVESRGGMPSDCVMISRTELRLGGHVASPQLLVCKLYRWSDLQHPAQLKPLCECKSFGAPDSPTVCCNPYHYSRLCGPESPPPPYSRLSPNEEHKPLDLSDSTLSYTETEAASSPNITPGEFSDASMSPDAPKQSHWCNVAYWEHRTRVGRLYTVYEHSVSIFYDLPQGTGFCLGQLNLEHRSSTVQRTRGKIGYGILLSKEPDGVWAYNRSEHPIFVNSPTLDVPNSRTLVVRKVMPGFSIKVFDYDRSCLLRHTTEADLLDGPYDPNSVRISFAKGWGPCYSRQFITSCPCWLEILLNNHR from the exons ATGTTCAGGACGAAACGCTCAGGTCTTGTGCGGCGACTCTGGAGAAGCCGTTTGATCCCAGATACAGAAGGGGAAGATGGAAATGGCAAAACTAGTGAGGGCTGTAGGGACGATCTGTTCGGAAACAACCCAGAGAAAATTCCCAAAACGGAGCTCAGACCGATGACCCCTAGCGGGTCTCTTGTAGGGGACACAGGGCGTAGGTGCACCCGGAGCCCCGTGGAGAGCAGCGCCTTGGGGGTCACGTCGGACCAAGATGGGGGTGCGGTGTGCGTCCAGGAGCAGGGGAGCCCCCGCTCCATACAGGACAGAGAATGCAGGACAGTGACGTGCTGCTTATTTAAAGACCGGGACCACTCCGAGCTAAGGGGTCCAGAGACGGCTCAGGGTACCAGGGATCCAGGGTCGTGTCACTTCGTGCTGAGGAACCTCGGGCCGCGGGACAGCGGCTCTCCCGAGGCGCAGGAGGCGATGCCGCGCACGGTGTTGGAGCAAGAACTGAAATCAGCCACATACTCTCTTTTGAAGAGGCTAAAGGAAAAGGCGCTGGATACCTTACTAGAGGCAGTGGAGTCCAGAGGAGGGATGCCGAGCGACTGTGTTATGATTTCACGGACAGAGCTGAGGTTGGGCGGCCATGTGGCATCCCCACAGCTGCTTGTGTGTAAACTGTACCGCTGGTCCGACCTCCAGCACCCTGCACAGCTCAAACCGCTCTGTGAGTGTAAGAGCTTTGGGGCACCGGACAGTCCGACAGTATGCTGCAACCCGTATCACTACAGCCGGCTCTGTGGGCCAG AGTCACCCCCACCTCCCTATTCGAGGCTTTCCCCAAATGAAGAACACAAGCCACTGG ATCTGTCAGACTCCACATTGTCTTACACTGAAACTGAGGCAGCCAGCTCACCAAACATCACACCAGGGGAATTCTCAG ATGCCAGTATGTCGCCTGATGCCCCTAAGCAGAGCCACTGGTGTAACGTGGCGTACTGGGAGCACCGCACACGTGTGGGTCGCCTCTACACAGTGTACGAGCACTCCGTCAGCATCTTCTATGATCTACCTCAGGGCACGGGCTTCTGCCTGGGCCAGCTCAACCTGGAACACCGCAGCAGCACCGTTCAGCGCACACGAGGCAAAATCGGCTACGGCATCCTCCTCAGCAAAGAGCCGGACGGCGTTTGGGCGTATAACCGCAGTGAGCACCCCATATTTGTCAACTCCCCTACGTTGGACGTGCCTAACAGCAGAACTCTGGTGGTGCGAAAGGTGATGCCGGGCTTCTCCATCAAAGTGTTTGACTATGATCGTTCGTGCCTCCTGAGGCACACCACAGAGGCTGACCTCCTGGACGGACCCTATGACCCCAACAGTGTGCGCATCAGCTTTGCTAAAGGCTGGGGCCCCTGTTACTCAAGACAGTTCATCACCTCCTGCCCCTGCTGGCTGGAGATCCTCCTCAACAACCATAGATAA